In Aegilops tauschii subsp. strangulata cultivar AL8/78 chromosome 3, Aet v6.0, whole genome shotgun sequence, one genomic interval encodes:
- the LOC109736953 gene encoding uncharacterized protein, translating to MGVWREGAGWCFCSGGGGRSERVKAAIFSAKAAALAAVCGGHGTGLLIHRNLLLTTHGNLPSAAAAEDAADALLGHARLAARLVPHRFFITSSILDLTIVGVDSAENDSTLQAQQPHYLKTCCKPSLDHGSVVYLLGHTGKKELVIGDGKVVIGTDNLIKLSTDGVTWCPGSAGFDAQGNLAFMICDPMKLASSPTARSSSASSSSSHSSKKDQQMQFGIPISVVCDWLYQHWQGNLDEVTKPKLPLVRLMSSRSDRSSSSFTRRNVFKPADDDNDDASVTSKMTSKPKYQQGSGSSANARICHDANPLVDLRTNNEQGISTPEIYESPRGSSCQGHQDPAPVQLLDINFPAKVPKTIFLPLPLKQMLSEENNADTSKAKPRNPSRENHFPAGLIWHRNGEADSRDPPVALMEDCSSEGQSSSSPAERSRYRHQDQFSSEEETMYSAETMESTNIPSSREKHVRRSQSCVNYSRWSSPRKPSVIQTGTLRKQHTLIPVRKTHSQSTSLPQRSHDYLSPTVSSAMKKRNSMELQQPPKPRRIIVQSSPKWMF from the exons ATGGGGGTgtggagggagggggcggggtggTGCTTCTGCTCCGGCGGCGGGGGCCGGTCCGAGCGGGTCAAGGCGGCCATCTTCTCGGCCAAGGCCGCCGCGCTGGCCGCCGTCTGCGGCGGCCACGGCACGGGCCTCCTGATCCACCGGAACCTGCTGCTCACCACGCACGGCAACCTgccctccgccgccgcggccgagGACGCCGCCGACGCGCTGCTCGGCCAcgcccgcctcgccgcccgccTCGTGCCCCACAG ATTCTTCATCACCAGCTCGATTCTTGACCTTACCATAGTCGGTGTTGATTCTGCCGAGAATGACTCGACTTTGCAGGCTCAGCAACCTCACTATCTGAAAACATGCTGCAAACCAAGCCTAGATCATGGGAGTGTGGTTTACCTGCTGGGGCATACCGGGAAGAAGGAACTGGTGATCGGCGACGGCAAGGTAGTGATTGGCACGGATAACCTCATAAAGCTCTCCACAGATGGGGTGACATGGTGTCCTGGCTCTGCCGGTTTCGACGCCCAGGGGAACTTAGCTTTCATGATCTGTGACCCCATGAAGCTGGCCTCCTCCCCCACTGCAAGGTCATCTTCAGCATCCTCATCCTCATCACATTCATCGAAGAAGGATCAGCAAATGCAGTTCGGGATCCCAATATCGGTGGTCTGCGATTGGTTGTATCAGCATTGGCAGGGCAACCTGGATGAGGTTACCAAGCCAAAGTTACCTCTTGTTAGACTGATGTCCAGCAGAAGCGATCGCTCAAGCTCCTCCTTCACTCGTCGCAATGTGTTCAAGCCTGCAGATGACGATAATGATGATGCATCGGTTACTTCAAAGATGACTTCAAAGCCAAAATACCAGCAGGGGTCAGGTAGCTCAGCCAATGCAAGGATTTGTCATGATGCAAATCCTCTGGTTGATCTACGGACCAACAATGAGCAGGGGATTTCAACTCCAGAAATATATGAATCACCAAGGGGTAGTTCTTGTCAGGGTCACCAGGATCCTGCACCAGTACAACTCTTGGACATCAACTTCCCAGCTAAGGTTCCCAAGACTATCTTTCTACCACTGCCCTTGAAACAAATGCTTTCCGAGGAGAACAATGCGGACACGTCGAAGGCAAAACCCAGGAATCCATCCAGAGAGAATCACTTTCCAGCAGGCCTGATATGGCACCGTAATGGCGAGGCAGATTCTAGGGATCCTCCGGTTGCTCTTATGGAGGACTGTAGCAGTGAGGGGCAGTCGAGCTCGTCACCTGCTGAGCGATCGCGGTACAGACATCAAGACCAGTTCAGCAGCGAGGAGGAGACAATGTACTCAGCCGAAACCATGGAGAGCACGAACATTCCGAGCTCCAGGGAGAAGCACGTCAGGAGGAGCCAGAGCTGTGTCAACTACAGCAGGTGGAGCTCTCCGAGGAAACCGTCGGTGATTCAAACCGGGACCTTGAGGAAGCAGCACACGCTGATCCCTGTGCGGAAGACGCACTCGCAGAGCACGTCCCTGCCGCAGAGGAGTCATGACTACTTGAGCCCGACGGTCTCCTCGGCCATGAAGAAGAGGAACTCCATGGAGCTGCAACAGCCCCCAAAGCCCCGTCGGATCATCGTCCAATCTTCTCCGAAATGGATGTTCTGA